One window of Trifolium pratense cultivar HEN17-A07 linkage group LG5, ARS_RC_1.1, whole genome shotgun sequence genomic DNA carries:
- the LOC123885248 gene encoding glycerol-3-phosphate acyltransferase 9-like has protein sequence MNSTGTLKSSSSELDLDRPNIEDYLPSGAAIQQEPRGKLRLHDLLDISPTLSEAAGAIVDDSFTRCFKSNPPEPWNWNIYLFPLWCFGVFLRYLIIFPTRALVLTIGWIIFLSTFIPVHLLLKGHDKLRRNIERSLVEMMCGFFVASWTGVVKYHGPRPSRRPKQVFVANHTSMIDFIILEQMTAFAVIMQKHPGWVGLLQSTILESVGCIWFNRSEAKDREIVARKLRDHVQGTDNNPLLIFPEGTCVNNHYTVMFKKGAFELGCTVCPIAIKYNKIFVDAFWNSRKQSFTTHLLQLMTSWAVVCDVWYLEPQNLKPGETPIEFAERVRDIIWL, from the exons ATGAATAGCACTGGAACACTTAAGTCTTCAAGTTCTGAGTTGGATCTTGATCGACCCAACATTGAGGATTACCTCCCTTCAGGAGCAGCCATTCAACAAGAACCTCGTGGCAAGCTTCGCCT GCATGACTTGCTCGATATTTCTCCTACTTTATCTGAGGCAGCTGGTGCTATTGTAGAT GACTCATTCACAAGATGTTTCAAGTCAAATCCTCCAGAACCATGGAATTggaatatttatttgtttccttTGTGGTGTTTCGGAGTTTTTCTTCGATATTTGATAATATTCCCTACCAG GGCTCTTGTGTTAACAATAGGATGGATTATATTTCTTTCCACCTTCATTCCAGTGCACCTCCTATTGAAAGGACATGACAAGCTGAGGAGGAATATTGAG AGGTCTTTGGTAGAGATGATGTGCGGTTTCTTTGTTGCATCTTGGACTGGGGTTGTCAAGTACCATGGGCCAAGGCCTAGCAGGCGACCAAAACAG GTTTTTGTGGCCAACCACACTTCCATGATTGATTTCATTATCTTAGAACAGATGACTGCTTTTGCTGTTATTATGCAGAAGCATCCTGGATGGGTTG GATTGTTGCAAAGCACCATTCTGGAGAGTGTAGGATGTATCTGGTTCAATCGATCAGAGGCTAAGGATCGAGAAATTGTGGCAAGAAA ATTGAGGGACCATGTCCAGGGAACTGACAACAATCCTCTTCTCATATTTCCTGAGGGAACGTGTGTAAATAATCACTATACAGTCATGTTCAAGAAG GGTGCATTTGAACTTGGCTGCACAGTTTGCCCAATTGCAATCAAGTACAACAAAATTTTTGTCGATGCTTTTTGGAATAGTCGAAA GCAATCTTTCACTACACATCTGTTACAGCTAATGACATCTTGGGCTGTTGTTTGTGATGTTTGGTACTTGGAGCCACAAAATCTGAAGCCAGGAGAGACACCCATCGAGTTTGCAGAAAG gGTTCGAGACATAATCTGGTTGTGA